The following are encoded in a window of Flavobacterium psychrotrophum genomic DNA:
- a CDS encoding immunoglobulin domain-containing protein encodes MRARKITLLQCLLPLCTLFLQVPAQANTLSSKKSTEKHIEAGFTQQPTSQTACNGSSVQFKVTYSDATVLSYQWQKNGNALLNDGNISGANTSILTINPTGENDNAAYTCVVTHSTGIATSEEAWLNNRIESVSGATTCLNTTASVSVVAEGNAPGYQWYRANGNSNNGGSIIQGANLATYTPDTDSEGTTYYYVVVTSNGEACTAVTSSTVAFTVIGSVSAGQVSENTAVCPGTEGTVSISGYNGVAIQWQQSANGLYDWSDVTEGTGGTTDTYTTPGLNQIMYYRAVVNGAFCGTDTSGIVSVTPTYTYVWTGAVNGNWHVAENWSCGVVPTTINDVIIPSATIYKPVVAEGQADAKSIIVQSGTSVTVETGATLHLVNIILVEEGGKMTVNNNAALVQDNNTANNGEVTVLRDSNPLFRLDYTLWSSPVSGQKLQDFSPATASNRYYEYKYANGTNGWVEGYWAVDPTSNFNAGKGYLIRMPNGDATTGYNEGTSAITYNGTFKGTPLNGTIEVPLSTQNNRFTAVGNPYASPINLEAFFGANNGKLENGTGIYLWRKKNNAEISSYVTVTLAAFTANAGTVTATGDEPEDAYAYGGQDQAGYFAGNYSNWTLSQGQGFIVKTAENAPSTLLTFTNDMRRPAPQSGGQAFFRQAQSTASRLWVNLTNTTGGFSQAAVAYMDNTTTGIDYGYDGKSIADASSIAVYTVAANNNLSIQARPGFTLNDTVQLGYNAVTAGTYTLKLDRRDGVFAQGQKIYLKDNIQGITRELSENAYSFTTDAGVFNNRFEVLYTTTEALSIDANNFSANEVIIYNDSNGINIVSDTAEISQITVYDISGRQLYTNGSINDIKTVIAGLTVKQQVVIVEVNTIKGKATKKVLL; translated from the coding sequence AACGGATCGTCGGTGCAGTTTAAGGTAACCTACAGCGATGCTACCGTACTTTCCTACCAATGGCAAAAAAATGGCAATGCCCTGTTAAACGATGGCAATATCAGCGGTGCTAATACATCTATCCTAACCATTAACCCTACTGGCGAGAACGATAACGCAGCTTATACTTGTGTAGTAACACATAGTACAGGTATAGCTACCTCTGAAGAAGCATGGCTTAACAACCGTATAGAATCGGTATCGGGCGCAACTACCTGCCTTAATACAACAGCATCTGTATCTGTAGTAGCAGAGGGCAACGCACCGGGCTACCAGTGGTACCGTGCCAATGGCAACAGCAACAACGGTGGAAGTATTATACAGGGTGCTAACCTGGCAACATATACCCCGGATACTGATTCAGAAGGCACTACTTACTACTATGTAGTAGTAACATCAAATGGTGAAGCGTGTACAGCAGTAACATCGAGCACAGTAGCATTTACTGTTATAGGCAGTGTAAGCGCCGGCCAGGTTTCAGAAAATACCGCAGTATGTCCGGGTACTGAGGGCACTGTAAGTATTAGCGGTTACAATGGTGTAGCCATACAATGGCAACAATCTGCAAACGGCTTATACGACTGGAGTGATGTTACAGAGGGTACGGGCGGTACTACAGATACGTATACCACCCCGGGCTTAAATCAAATCATGTATTATCGTGCGGTTGTAAATGGCGCATTTTGTGGAACAGACACGTCAGGCATCGTATCAGTAACACCTACTTACACTTATGTATGGACAGGTGCTGTAAACGGCAACTGGCATGTAGCAGAAAACTGGTCTTGTGGTGTGGTTCCTACCACTATAAATGATGTTATAATACCATCTGCCACTATTTATAAACCTGTGGTTGCAGAGGGTCAGGCCGACGCTAAATCTATAATCGTACAAAGCGGCACAAGCGTTACTGTAGAAACAGGTGCTACATTACACCTTGTTAACATTATTCTTGTTGAAGAAGGCGGCAAGATGACTGTAAACAATAATGCCGCTTTAGTGCAGGACAATAACACCGCAAATAATGGTGAGGTTACTGTACTGCGCGATAGCAATCCGCTCTTCAGGCTTGATTATACCTTATGGTCTTCTCCGGTAAGCGGTCAAAAGCTTCAGGATTTTTCGCCGGCTACTGCCAGCAACCGTTACTATGAATATAAATATGCAAATGGCACAAACGGATGGGTAGAAGGCTACTGGGCTGTAGACCCTACCAGTAATTTTAATGCAGGAAAAGGCTATCTTATCCGTATGCCAAACGGAGATGCTACAACAGGATATAATGAGGGAACCAGTGCCATTACATATAACGGTACATTTAAGGGCACACCTCTTAACGGAACCATAGAGGTACCATTATCTACACAAAATAACAGGTTTACTGCTGTGGGCAACCCTTATGCTTCGCCTATAAATTTAGAAGCATTTTTTGGAGCTAATAATGGCAAGCTGGAAAATGGTACAGGCATTTACCTTTGGAGAAAGAAAAACAATGCCGAGATATCATCTTATGTAACGGTTACCCTGGCTGCATTTACAGCTAATGCAGGTACTGTAACGGCAACAGGGGATGAGCCCGAAGATGCTTATGCTTATGGCGGTCAGGATCAGGCAGGTTATTTTGCAGGTAACTATAGCAACTGGACATTATCTCAGGGGCAGGGGTTTATTGTAAAAACTGCGGAGAATGCACCTTCTACACTACTTACCTTTACTAACGACATGAGAAGGCCTGCACCACAAAGCGGAGGCCAGGCATTTTTTAGGCAGGCGCAAAGTACAGCATCAAGGCTATGGGTAAACCTTACTAATACAACAGGCGGATTTAGCCAGGCTGCTGTAGCTTATATGGATAATACTACTACCGGCATTGATTATGGTTATGATGGCAAAAGCATTGCAGACGCATCTTCTATAGCGGTATATACTGTAGCGGCAAACAACAACCTTAGTATACAGGCAAGGCCGGGCTTTACTCTTAACGATACCGTGCAGTTAGGTTATAATGCTGTAACAGCGGGCACTTATACTCTAAAACTTGACCGTAGAGATGGTGTATTTGCACAAGGGCAAAAAATATATCTTAAAGATAACATACAGGGCATTACACGTGAGCTAAGCGAAAACGCATATAGCTTTACTACAGATGCAGGTGTATTTAACAACAGGTTTGAAGTGCTATACACAACAACTGAAGCATTAAGTATTGATGCGAATAACTTTTCTGCAAATGAAGTTATAATCTATAATGATAGTAATGGTATAAACATTGTATCTGATACTGCAGAAATTTCTCAAATAACGGTTTATGACATTAGCGGCAGACAGCTTTATACTAATGGCAGTATTAATGATATTAAAACTGTAATAGCAGGGCTAACGGTTAAGCAACAAGTTGTTATTGTAGAAGTAAATACTATAAAAGGAAAAGCAACTAAAAAGGTATTACTATAG